The following are encoded in a window of Sminthopsis crassicaudata isolate SCR6 chromosome 3, ASM4859323v1, whole genome shotgun sequence genomic DNA:
- the SLC10A2 gene encoding ileal sodium/bile acid cotransporter isoform X2, translating to MDASSCSSSATICNGTSCVLHEKNPNETLSIVLSTIITIMLALVMFSMGCNVELTKFISHIKKPWGIFVGFLCQFGIMPLTGFLLSVAFDILPIQAVAVLIMGCCPGGTASNILTYWSDGDMDLSISMTTCSTMLALGMMPLCLYIYTKMWTDSGSIRIPYDSLGISLVALIIPISVGIFVKQKWPKKAQIILKVGSITGLILIVIIAVTGGILYQGSWIIRPKLWIIGTMFPLIGYSMGFFLAWIAGQNWQSIFQLVMAGIFVGTYVLYKKCTDKNNMKFAESDNNNTESDPSNGIQNGVFSLHED from the exons ATGGATGCTTCTTCTTGCTCTTCTAGTGCTACCATTTGTAATGGTACATCCTGTGTTTTGCATGAGAAGAATCCCAATGAAACTCTAAGTATCGTCCTGagtactattattactatcatgTTAGCCTTAGTGATGTTTTCCATGGGTTGCAATGTGGAACTTACAAAATTCATCTCTCACATAAAGAAACCATGGGGCATATTTGTGGGCTTCCTTTGTCAGTTTGGAATCATGCCCCTTACAGGCTTTCTCCTCTCCGTGGCTTTTGACATCCTTCCTATCCAAGCTGTTGCAGTGCTCATCATGGGCTGTTGTCCAGGAGGAACAGCTTCCAATATTTTGACTTATTGGAGTGATGGTGACATGGACTTGAG TATCAGCATGACAACATGTTCCACAATGCTGGCCTTGGGAATGATGCCTCTTTGTCtctatatttatacaaaaatgtgGACAGATTCTGGGTCAATTAGAATTCCTTATGACAGTTTAG gtATTTCTTTAGTTGCTCTCATTATTCCCATCTCGGTAGGAATCTTTGTCAAACAAAAATGGCCAAAGAAAGCTCAAATCATACTTAAG gttGGTTCCATTACAGGTTTAATTCTCATAGTGATCATAGCTGTGACTGGAGGTATATTGTACCAGGGTTCCTGGATCATTCGTCCTAAATTGTGGATTATAGGAACAATGTTTCCTTTAATTGGTTATTCGATGGGATTCTTCCTGGCTTGGATAGCTGGTCAGAACTGGCAGAG TATTTTCCAGCTTGTGATGGCAGGAATATTCGTAGGAA CCTATGTCTTATACAAGAAATGTACTGacaaaaataacatgaaatttGCAGAGAGTGACAACAATAATACAGAGTCTGATCCATCCAATGGTATTCAGAATGGAGTATTTTCTCTGCACGAAGACTAG
- the SLC10A2 gene encoding ileal sodium/bile acid cotransporter isoform X1 — MDASSCSSSATICNGTSCVLHEKNPNETLSIVLSTIITIMLALVMFSMGCNVELTKFISHIKKPWGIFVGFLCQFGIMPLTGFLLSVAFDILPIQAVAVLIMGCCPGGTASNILTYWSDGDMDLSISMTTCSTMLALGMMPLCLYIYTKMWTDSGSIRIPYDSLGISLVALIIPISVGIFVKQKWPKKAQIILKVGSITGLILIVIIAVTGGILYQGSWIIRPKLWIIGTMFPLIGYSMGFFLAWIAGQNWQRCRTVSLETGMQNTQLCSTIIQLSFSIEELNHIFTFPLVYSIFQLVMAGIFVGTYVLYKKCTDKNNMKFAESDNNNTESDPSNGIQNGVFSLHED, encoded by the exons ATGGATGCTTCTTCTTGCTCTTCTAGTGCTACCATTTGTAATGGTACATCCTGTGTTTTGCATGAGAAGAATCCCAATGAAACTCTAAGTATCGTCCTGagtactattattactatcatgTTAGCCTTAGTGATGTTTTCCATGGGTTGCAATGTGGAACTTACAAAATTCATCTCTCACATAAAGAAACCATGGGGCATATTTGTGGGCTTCCTTTGTCAGTTTGGAATCATGCCCCTTACAGGCTTTCTCCTCTCCGTGGCTTTTGACATCCTTCCTATCCAAGCTGTTGCAGTGCTCATCATGGGCTGTTGTCCAGGAGGAACAGCTTCCAATATTTTGACTTATTGGAGTGATGGTGACATGGACTTGAG TATCAGCATGACAACATGTTCCACAATGCTGGCCTTGGGAATGATGCCTCTTTGTCtctatatttatacaaaaatgtgGACAGATTCTGGGTCAATTAGAATTCCTTATGACAGTTTAG gtATTTCTTTAGTTGCTCTCATTATTCCCATCTCGGTAGGAATCTTTGTCAAACAAAAATGGCCAAAGAAAGCTCAAATCATACTTAAG gttGGTTCCATTACAGGTTTAATTCTCATAGTGATCATAGCTGTGACTGGAGGTATATTGTACCAGGGTTCCTGGATCATTCGTCCTAAATTGTGGATTATAGGAACAATGTTTCCTTTAATTGGTTATTCGATGGGATTCTTCCTGGCTTGGATAGCTGGTCAGAACTGGCAGAG ATGTCGTACAGTGTCTTTGGAAACAGGAATGCAGAACACTCAGCTGTGTTCAACGATAATACAACTATCCTTCAGCATTGAAGAGCTTAATCACATTTTTACCTTTCCTCTCGTCTACAGTATTTTCCAGCTTGTGATGGCAGGAATATTCGTAGGAA CCTATGTCTTATACAAGAAATGTACTGacaaaaataacatgaaatttGCAGAGAGTGACAACAATAATACAGAGTCTGATCCATCCAATGGTATTCAGAATGGAGTATTTTCTCTGCACGAAGACTAG